The following nucleotide sequence is from Drosophila simulans strain w501 chromosome 3L, Prin_Dsim_3.1, whole genome shotgun sequence.
AATGTCAAAGCAAAAACAGGCCAAGTGGGTTACATAAGCACTGATCGCTGGGGTGAACCAAATTCTTTAATTTAGCTGTTTTAGTATCTCTTTCGAGATACTGCTCGTAAGTTAGTTTTGCTCTGTTTGTAACATAACATCTAAATAagcttaaaacaattttaaaatgatttttttatgacctagtttttttttcttcgaaTTAAGATCCACCCTAAAAGCATTTTTATGCTTCGTCTCCGGCTGAAACATGGTGCAAATCCAATCCGCCTGGCCGAGTCCTGACCAAGTACAAGTTTCAAACTCACGTAGGACGCCGTGACCCCCACCCGATGATGGAGTCCTGCGAAATCCATCCCCACACCCAATCCTTGATGTCTGCTGTTATCGCCGAGGGCGATATTTTCAATGCGCTGTCGGTAAAAATTACGCACTCTTAGTTGGTCGCCTTCGTCCGCGGATGTTTTCGGCGACTTGTCTGCCggatttatttttcttttttgctcttttcgCTAGCCAAAGGCGGgacatgaatatttaaaaaaaaaattcgccAGGCTCATTGCAGGATTGAGACGATGTTTCAGATGCTTAGATGGCAAACGATGGAGGCGCAGGAGCCACCACGCACACGCACAATGAATAATTTAAGGACCCCGAAGACAGACGGGTCCTGGCATCatcaaataaatgccaaatgagCAATCAAAGTGCCATGAAAGACTAACTAAGCAGCGCCACCAACTGATGAGGGGCTGTAAAAAATGATGTACACGAATTATCGGGACAGTGGGTGGCTGTGGGAGGCGTGTTTGGTGTTTTGGTTCCCGTAAATGAAGCGCGTAAACAGCAAATAAAGTTGAGAGAAATTTTTACGCATTTTTTACtcgcataaataataaaaatttcccttatttttttggcttgaTTCGCGGAGTAGAAAAACGTGTATTTTTGGGTATTCTTTTATAACACTAAACTTAACGCAGGGTCAAACAGAATTTAAGTTAGTAATtcttaaaagaaaattcataaactttttaaaactttCTGTAATCTTAAATTATGAGTTATCTATATGATACAGTTATCTTTTTCGATAGAAAGGATTTATGCTAGACTATAATACGTTGCTCCAGCATTTTCCTGGCGAATTGGTTAAGGAAATTTAAAGTGGTCTACGCACCGAAGACAAAAGAAAATAGCTGGCGAAACTGAATTATAGATTCAACTCGAGGCGAGCAACTTGGCAGGCAGGCGCTCCTCCTCGATGGAAGACAAAAACTTATTATACGCCGGGGCTTTTGCCGCATCAGCTGGGACCCCAAAGTGGGTGGTTAGGCGAAAAAGTGGGTATCTGCACTCACAGCCCCGTATTGTCGATACATAAGCAATTGGTATGTACAACTGCGCCTCCTGGTTTTCCGACTTGCCCCGCTCGATTTTCCCCGGCAGCCCGGCTGCCTGGCAGAGAAATGCGGTTATGAATTCCTGAACAGAAAAGTCGGGGAGCAGCGGCATCGACTGCAGTTGGTTCGCACAAGAGGCtgaagtttttattaaaacttgTGCAGCGAAATGAGCGTTGggctaaataaaatataaaaaaaaaataaaaagtttcaTAAAACATTTGTGACTTTGCGcaatttttatggctctcGACTTTAAGTTGCCCGTGTGGGCCAAAAGTGGAGTAAGGAACGGGGGTATTAACTAGGCAACTATTGGTCTGGTATGGAGCCCAGGCACGTTTTGTGGCCACAGTTCGAAACGAAAGTGGAGGAATTTATTGCACTGACATACTAAGATGCTTCCTATTTCGTTATCGAAATGGGCCAAATGCGCTCGAGCGTATAAATTGATTGTGCCCCACCATGAGGTAGGTACAAAGAAATATGTTATCTAGGTTAGTTGTGGCATTATTGATCTGCAATTTATCTAACTAGGTGATAAGCGAGTTGATAAATTGAAACTACCAATGCTTCTGCACAGCTAGAAATAAATGATTATCTCACAGCATGCCTAGAAAATGTTCTTATATCTTAGATTTGAGAAATGAAAACATCTCAAATGTATGCTTTATCAAAGAACGAGGCAAATACTCCGGCAAAAGTCATCGGTTTTCGTTAAACACAATTTTGCACACTCAAATGGGCGTAACATAGCCCTATTTATGTGCACTTTGAACCTATCATCTGTGCTTACTCACAATGGCTCAACTATGGTATCAGTTGTTAAGTTGAAATGCCAGGACACAAAAGCATACCAAAAATCGACAGAAACCATGACAGAAATGCAACAACTTAAGCTCTGGCAGCCACACAATACACAAATCCCAGTTTTGGcttaaatgccaaacaaattttgcAACAAATTTTGCCGTTATCGAAATGACCCATTGACTGCTGTGCACtttggctcacacacacacacacacgcacgcacacatacgcacatTCAGGCGCAAACAAACACTCTGAAACACATATCGCTCTAATGAAACGCAATATCTTCGAGACAATGCTAATTGCCAACGATGCAAACAGAAGCTGCATTGAGCGCAGCATATGCAACCAAATTATCCGACGAAATTCTACAGCccgtgcactgagaaaaatatattaagttatcgcactaatataaatatacaatgaGCATTCAATAAATACCCTAACTCATATGTAGATGGGCCagcaatattttatttttttataactaATTCGTATTCTTTCGTAACAAcaaataactattttttttttaagtttctcccatttttttgttgtgtatgTGCAAGCCCGACTGGCATATTTGCGTGTGAATGTTTGTGTAGAAGCATTCATTTCTGTGAACGTTTcgttaacttggccaaaagccaatttTCAGCCAAAACGCATGccaaatttgccaaaaacggAGCGAAGCGAAATAAGAGACAtagctaaatattttatgatatcGATGAGGCAGGCAGTTTCCGCAGAGCAACTCCCAAGCCCACAGAAGCCCCTTCGTGTTGTTTCGAAAAGTAGTTCAGCAATAACAGCAAAGCGCATTGACAGGCCAttcgaatgcatttttatacTCTGCAGTTCGGTTGGAGCCAATGAAATTTGGTAGAATTAGGACATAAGTTTATAAAGGATCCGTGCAAGGGTCAGAAAATGTTTcagtaattaaaaaagaaaaatagttAAGTAATCTAATAATTGTTAAATATGATAAGCATGTTTATTCCGCTTcctttgaatatttatatttatacacatcCATTAGGCTCTGTGCTTAAGCGAATCGCAGGGTATATTGCACACTTGCAAATTCTTGGATATCCCTGTGGCTGCTCGTTTATTGTAGCCATTTATAGGATATACTCGTGAAATATGAGTTTAGTTATCCACCGGCAAGGGAGAACAACTTGGCCAGTCTCCCCCCAGGCCAATCAATATTCGATGGcagcctaaaagtatgcaaacgagcccccaaaacaaaagctttcGATGATAGAGCGAACTTGGTGCACTCACCTGCAGTTGCATCGCGGGCGGAGGCActcccatttccacttccacctTGTTCCGCCTGATTTAAGCCATCGATATCGATGCTGGACCGCGTCTTTTTGCCACGCCACACGCTGACGCCACAGCACtcggcgcagcagcagaagacAAAGCCCAGAATGAGCAGGATCCAGGCGGAGACCATGAGGACTATGGTCGAGGTCGATCGATAGCTGTAGTTCTCCTCGCCGATGAGAACAAGGACACTTTCCGCCGTTAAATTGGCATGGGTTGCAGTGCCATTTGCATGGAAATCCAGTAATCCGGCCTCCAAGGTCGGCGCATAAAAGCTATCGACATTGGCCAAAGCTGCATAACTATTGCCCACCGTATGCAGGTATGGTTGCACTTTTGTCACACGCACCACTGTGTAATTAGCCATGATTGCAGCTCACTCACTCAATGAgtccatcaatcaatcaatcactGTACCAGTTTATTATTAACTGAAATTTGGCACGAGAACGTATAAACTGAAGCCGCCAAACGTGACCGTTTCTTTGGTAACTCGCCAACAAACTAAACTAGTTGGTCTGTTCAACGTTTATTCTGcgcatatattatttattttattcctttggtttcgttttcggATTTTGGATGTCGGATttcgtatttcgtatttcgtattttgtgTGTGAAAAACAGCGACAACAGTTGACGACTGAACCGCAGTTTGGAAAGATTGTTTAATGCCCATACCCGCAATCTTCGTTATCACATTATGTATTTAAGCAGATAGATCGAGTGACAGTGACAGCGACAGAAtctcgtctcttgtttaaACAATATTGTACGCGTATTAACGCCTACCCGCCagattttgtttaattattatttttattttttgagccAGACAGGCCTGTTTTGGCCTTTTCCTCTCGCACGTTCTGGCCGAGTTTTGTTTACCAGTGAGAGGTTTAGCTAAAGTTGATCGGTCGTGGTGAATTCTCCCTGGGCCCGTGGTGAAGTTCTTTTGTTGGTGAACAGCCGGAAGCTTTCTGAAATTCTTTGAAGAGCTTCTACGGTCTACTAATCTCGGTATTTCATAGGAATTTCGCCAAAATAGGATAGGGTAATGACCCTTCTAGGTTTTGTTGAccagcaaaataaatacaaaaattgtattttttttagttattgaCAACTGGTATAAAAAGCTTTGATAccctaaatataattttcggTAAGCAAATAGATCCAGGTCAACACCATACATGTGAATACTTAATAAGGAACAtgctgtttaaatattaaaagctCGAAATGGTAAATGCAATGTATTTTTACTGCCATCCATCAGTATTATCAGTATCTGACAGCCAAGGAGAACATgtcatttaatataaattttaatttattttgcgttCTACTGCTAGTGGGTAAGTCAATTGAATATTCGTAAATTATTTTGGGTGCTTAACAATTGTAATGCATAGACTTTGGACAACCAGAATATGCAGAATATGTTGATCCAGAAGAGCCCTTAGATGATCACCTAACAAGGCCAGATGAGGATGTGGCAAGTAGTGATAATGAGATGACAGTGTCGTATGATTATCACAATGAAAACCATGACAGTACTAACCACCCAGATCCTCAAGTAGATGTATCAACTGATAATTATTCCGAATCCTACGTTGATCATTATACCACTGGAATGGATTATTTTGAAGGTAGTATGaatgataaaacaaaagtccagcgaaatttatattttctacgTTTGTCTAAAAATCCAGAAAATCAGCAAGATACAGATTACGGTCAGCATGATCCACACATTGaacatgaaattgaagatCGGATAGTGCGATATGCGATGCATAAGTGGCGCGAAGAAATTTGAATTGtatagcaaataaaataacttggttttttaCTTCGATGCTctctttagttttttttttttaatcatttcatttatgcATTAGTGGATGCTCATTAAGTACGCCTGCGTTCCATACCAGCCCTCATAGCAATGTCTTCACAGTTCATGGGTGATTGCCAACCTATAGCATAAAAAGGTTTATTAAagatataagtatatatataagtatttaGATAAACTTACCCAAGCAATTTAGCTTGGAGAGCTCACAGCGTCCGACGTTCCTCCAGCGCCAAGATAATTGGGTCCTTTGTCTGCACTCCTTATTGAACAGGGGTAAATCGCGatcgattgaattatttagacgCCTCACACAGGATTCACATTTCCTTGCCAATTCGTCACAGTCCCGTTCTTGACCAGCAACCAGAGTCAGCGATATGACTATAAACCAGATGTTTAAGTTCTGAACATAATGCCATAATTATTTCTAGCTTAAACTTACCGAAAAAGACGGTTAAAACTGTTTTCAGGCGCATTATTGTAGCTTAAACTCTTACGATGGTATCTTATCAGTTAGCGCACTACAGAAGTTTCCGATCCAACTTGACTTTATATAAATACCATAAACAATATATCTCAGAAATGACAGATGTTTTAAGAAATATGGCAAGTATTTAAATCAGAAATAAAAGCCTTTAGTAAAGGGTGGAAAAGTTTTAGGAAATGTATTCAAAGTAGGACGAGCTTTTGTTAAGTTGAATAAGCCTTTTATTTTGCTTCCTGGATGGCAGTAAAaaagtaaatcaaaaattaaaagccggGAATTTTTCTTCAAGCGGGCTACACTTTATAAAAGCCCATGTTTTAGCTCAAGCTACACAGTACGTAAACGATTTTTAGTACGAAATTCACGATGTCCAAGATTACTCTGTTTATTGGTAAGGATCTGCATATGGAATTTCGGAGTccaaatacataaattattaaatatatattttattcttttatttagcttttatttgccttttcgTTATCGTTCAGGCCCAAAGCGATAGAGATATTTGTAGACGAATTGTCGATAGATGTGAGTCAAGGGTCGTGAGAAATGGCAGAAACAATGatatttcgaatattttcAATGAGAACTGTCGGCGAACCCATAGAAATTGGCGCGAAATCTCCCGATGCGAACTCGCAAAAGCCAATTGCATatgtaagtatatataaacactttttttatatattttatacatatgttaTCTTTGTGCAGTGACCCTTGAACGATGTGACACGTTGTCCTGCGAGAATGTCCGGCGAGCACTTGCCTAATAAAATACCGATATCAGAATCGAAAAATGTAATggacatacatataaaaaggaaaatcattttttacTGCAATGAAATAAATACTTCGATGCTCTCAATTTATATGCTTAGAATTTTTTGaggaaataaagaaaacttgCTCATACAAACAATCAATACATAATAGATATGTCAAATTGATTTTCGCAATCATTATCTGAATATGGAAGGCACAGCTATATTAGATTTCACTTAGTGCAACTAGTCAGTCAATACGACTAAATATTTGATTACCGCTCAAAATTGAGTattcgaaaagttttttattagTAAGACGAAACGTGTTAAATTACCTCGTGCGCATTTCTGTCTGCtcaatttttatgcatttaaacTGTATGTTTACTCAATTGTTTCAGagtcataaaatatttaaaagaaaagaatgaGCTCAAcacgtttttaatttattcgaCAAAGAGACCTCGTTCAAAAATGATCCCAATAAGCTCATCAACATTAAATAGGAAACTGGCTAGTAGACCCTTCTTAAATGAAGGTGAGTGttcattataaataatattgaatattattataaatattattaaattatttttcgttgaaattaattacatattCTATTCAAAGGACTACCTGCCAGAAAGTCTATCGGTTGCCTCTTTCTTGGCATAATACTTGGAGTTTTTTTAGCCGGAATACTCTTTTACTCGTTGATGAACGAAGACTGCCGGAAAAGTTCAAGGAATATAATGAGCATTATTGGAGTACAAAtacctgaaaacaaaaacgccaCATCGAAATTGGATACTGCCGCCAAAAAGTTAGAAGAGAATAGCGTAGCGGTTACAAAATTGAGCATAGAAGGTACACAAGAATCCCCTgatgaatttaataaaactgaTAATAACTCATAAGTTGCAATGCCTTAAGATATTAATTAAGTAATGATATATGAAATAAACAGatgttaattttttatatgtcaaaattttaaatattttaaaagaagtTCGATCAAAGTCTTTGagccaaatatattttgttttttaggcAGATCCTGTTATATTAATATAGAGGGTAATATTTTTGAGagcattaaagttttttattgtttttcagcaGTATACATTTTCCAGGATATTATTCTGAACGATTTGGTTCCAGGAGTTATTCTTCAGTAGGTCGGCGAGTCGTAGTTCTACGAGAAGATCTGGTAGTTGGAGCACGACCACGTGTAGTTCTACGAGAAGGTCTAGTTGCTGGAGGACGACGAGTAGTTGGGGTCCTACGAGTAGTTCGAGGTCGTCGTGTGTCAGGAATTCGCGGGGTTGTCGTCCTTGAAGTGGGAGGTCGACCGGACCCGCCATCAAGGCTGTTTCTCACATTTTTGCAGTTTATAACAGCACAACGCTCGAGTGTCACTGTTAAATCGATAAGTTagataatataataatatatttttatatgaaatacGGTTATTTCAAATCAGATACTTACATCGACAAGTAGCCAGAGTCAATTCGCAACGAGAGACATTTCGCCAGTTTCGAATGCCTGGCTGGCGGCTGCAGTGATTATTAAATGTGTTCGAAACATCATTTTGAACTCCCAATCTCCGTTCATTTCGTCGGCAAGTTTCGTTTTCTTTACGGCAAATTTCTTGTTCACGATTTTGAGCCTGAACAGCCACGCAAAGGCAAAGAATAGCTAAAATGGTTATCATAAGGGTTAATAATCATTTATGGTATATCGGTCTATATCCTTACCAAAAAGGAGAGTAATTTTCGACATGTTGGTACTGCTACTGACAACTTGTTTGACTTCAGTGATAAGTGTGCTTCGGTCTTTGGCTTTTATAAAGTGATCGACAGCCTTCGGAATAAGAACCACGTGGCTTTTATGCATTAATCCCTTTATTTAGACCAGGAAGTTATTGTCTTAATGCCCTTCAATGCACTCAAAAGATGGTCTAGTTTTTATTAGGGGCTTGAATAGGGTGTATGACAATTTTGTAAAGCTTTTGTTCcatatttttaacttttaccTTTTGTTGTGAAACAGCTGCTTACGCATAGGTTATGGTGTTTATATAAAGTCAGGTTCTGTCAAAGTCTTCGGTAGTTACCTAACTGATAAGTTCCAGTCAACAGCCTAAaagtttaaaactaaaattatgCATATTAAAGCTGTTTTAACCGTATTTTCTGGTAAGCTAGGACTTTTAACTATGTAGCAGTGTTCCATAATAATTAGTTTAAATTCTGGCTCAAAGTCCTGCTCTTGGTCTTGGTGGCTGGACAAAATCGGAACTGCGACGAGTTGACCCGCAGATGTGAACTCTGCGTGGAATCATTGAATAATGCACCTGATCGTAACCTGCCCGTTCTCAATAAAGAGTGCAGGACTAAGACTCGGAACAATTGGCGTTGGAGGAATGTAGGACGTTGTGAGCTCACCAGGCTGAACTGCTTGGGTAAGTTGTACATAGAAGAATACAAACCTATatacttgtatttatttacttaccaTCTCATTTGCCATCAGGTTCTAATCGACGCATGAACTGTAATGATATTGCTGAACTCGCTGGCATGGATcgtattaattaataatgataaaattgcttttattaataataaaaacaccaGAGAGCATTGAAATAACAACTCGAATATATTATCAAGAATTTAGCCGAGAAGAAACTCAATTAGACTTACTTCTTATATTCATCACATGCAAGTGCTTTTCACCACCTTAATTCCTTTTACGATCTCAAGTCATGATTTTATgactttaaacatttatttaaatcaagcCCAAATGATTTAAATCCACTTAACCAAAGTAAAGTCACTGCAACAAGCCAATGAAACCATAGTAGCTAGTAAAACCGCAACCCAAAAGACAAAAGTCCAAACGCCTACCCAAAAATTGAGACAGACCAAAGCGAAGCAAGTGACGCCTTTTGTCCGATGGCCATTGAGCAAAACTCTTGCATCTTTAAGTctgttgcatttttaattttaacttcGTCTGCCTGTAAATGTACTCGCTCAGATTCAATTCCAAAGCGATTATCACCACTTAGCTGTCAACGACACGACGCCAAACTCCGGTCCAAAAAACCGGCTACGGAACTGAAACCACTGCTCCACAGCCAAATCCAAGACCAAGTCGAAAATGTTTCCAAGTCCCAGACCAAGTACGAGTGCGAACGCCAATATCGCTGGCCAGGCACTTTGGATGTGGAGCTCTCTTGACAAAGGGCATGGCTGTTGAATGTGAGTGTCTACATGTGTACCTACTTCGCTGgctcaaataaaatttacacTTACAAGTGGCGCTAAAGTCAAGTGCAATGCATTCCATATACCCCATCCCCATCTCTAAATCCCCAAGCCCGCTCCATTCGGACCCCATCTCTAACCGCTTTTTCCGACGTCAGCTGGCCAGACATGTCCAAAGTGGAAGGCAACGAAAAGGAAAGACTTTTCAAAACGGGAGGGGAGTGGCGAAGCGACGGGTGCGGCAACTGTGGTCAAGAGTTTTATAAACTTCATCATCATGATGGCCTGGTCTAagcatttttcaagtgcaGCGCCAAAtgttcaattttcaaatattatataagcAGTTTGT
It contains:
- the LOC6738176 gene encoding uncharacterized protein LOC6738176, whose translation is MRLKTVLTVFFVISLTLVAGQERDCDELARKCESCVRRLNNSIDRDLPLFNKECRQRTQLSWRWRNVGRCELSKLNCLGWQSPMNCEDIAMRAGMERRRT
- the LOC6738179 gene encoding uncharacterized protein LOC6738179; amino-acid sequence: MHIKAVLTVFSVLLLVLVAGQNRNCDELTRRCELCVESLNNAPDRNLPVLNKECRTKTRNNWRWRNVGRCELTRLNCLGSNRRMNCNDIAELAGMDRIN
- the LOC6738177 gene encoding uncharacterized protein LOC6738177, which gives rise to MSKITLFIAFICLFVIVQAQSDRDICRRIVDRCESRVVRNGRNNDISNIFNENCRRTHRNWREISRCELAKANCILTLERCDTLSCENVRRALA
- the LOC6738178 gene encoding salivary glue protein Sgs-3 → MSKITLLFAILCLCVAVQAQNREQEICRKENETCRRNERRLGVQNDVSNTFNNHCSRQPGIRNWRNVSRCELTLATCRLTLERCAVINCKNVRNSLDGGSGRPPTSRTTTPRIPDTRRPRTTRRTPTTRRPPATRPSRRTTRGRAPTTRSSRRTTTRRPTEE
- the LOC27208831 gene encoding uncharacterized protein LOC27208831, which codes for MQCIFTAIHQYYQYLTAKENMSFNINFNLFCVLLLVDFGQPEYAEYVDPEEPLDDHLTRPDEDVASSDNEMTVSYDYHNENHDSTNHPDPQVDVSTDNYSESYVDHYTTGMDYFEENQQDTDYGQHDPHIEHEIEDRIVRYAMHKWREEI
- the LOC27209082 gene encoding uncharacterized protein LOC27209082, which produces MIPISSSTLNRKLASRPFLNEGLPARKSIGCLFLGIILGVFLAGILFYSLMNEDCRKSSRNIMSIIGVQIPENKNATSKLDTAAKKLEENSVAVTKLSIEGTQESPDEFNKTDNNS